Proteins from one Sulfurimonas sp. genomic window:
- a CDS encoding FdtA/QdtA family cupin domain-containing protein, giving the protein MSTKIIDFKINGDDRGSLIAIEEGYNAPFEIKRVYYIFDTKHGVERGFHAHKNLKQIAIAVKGSCTFVLDNGNKREEVILTNPNQGLYIEGLIWREMKDFSEDCVLMVIASEHYDESDYIREYNDFLEAVKNDS; this is encoded by the coding sequence TTGAGTACAAAAATAATAGATTTTAAGATAAACGGAGATGATAGAGGTTCTTTAATAGCTATAGAAGAGGGTTATAATGCACCTTTTGAAATAAAAAGAGTTTATTATATATTTGATACAAAACATGGCGTTGAACGTGGATTCCATGCGCATAAAAATCTTAAACAAATAGCAATAGCTGTAAAGGGTAGTTGTACATTTGTTCTTGATAATGGAAATAAAAGAGAAGAAGTTATTCTTACAAATCCAAACCAAGGCCTATATATAGAAGGTTTAATATGGAGAGAGATGAAAGATTTTAGTGAAGATTGTGTTTTGATGGTCATTGCAAGTGAACATTATGATGAAAGTGACTATATAAGAGAATATAATGATTTTTTGGAAGCAGTAAAGAATGATTCATAA
- a CDS encoding acyltransferase gives MIHKLADVQSKNIGIDTNIWQFCVILKEAIIGSNCNINANVLIENDVKIGNNVTIKSGVQIWDGISLEDNVFVGPNVTFTNDFLPRSKQYPSEFLKTVIKLGSSIGANSTIVGGITIDEYAMIGAGSVITKNVGAQELWYGNPARHHGYVCKCGQKCDKELICNECKGK, from the coding sequence ATGATTCATAAACTAGCTGATGTTCAAAGTAAAAATATTGGAATTGATACAAATATATGGCAGTTCTGTGTAATATTGAAAGAAGCAATTATAGGAAGTAATTGTAATATAAATGCAAATGTTTTAATAGAAAATGATGTAAAAATAGGTAATAATGTTACCATCAAAAGTGGTGTTCAGATTTGGGATGGTATAAGTTTAGAAGACAATGTTTTTGTTGGTCCAAATGTTACTTTTACAAATGATTTTTTACCTAGAAGTAAGCAGTATCCGAGTGAGTTTTTAAAAACAGTTATAAAGTTAGGTTCTTCTATTGGTGCTAACAGTACTATAGTAGGAGGAATAACAATAGATGAATATGCTATGATAGGTGCTGGAAGCGTAATTACAAAAAATGTTGGTGCTCAAGAACTTTGGTATGGAAACCCTGCTAGACATCATGGATATGTTTGCAAATGCGGACAAAAGTGTGATAAAGAATTAATTTGTAATGAATGTAAAGGAAAATAA
- a CDS encoding DegT/DnrJ/EryC1/StrS family aminotransferase, translating into MIHFLDLKKINSQYRDELIEACTKVIDSGWYIQGNECKKFELNFAQYCGSKYAIGVANGLDALILILRAYKEMGLMSDGDEVIVPSNTYIASILAITQNNLKPVLVEPDIDTYLIDVDKIEEKITSKTKAIMPVHLYGQTCEMDKINNIAKKYDIKVIEDSAQAHGSYFIDKRAGNLGDASGFSFYPGKNLGALGDGGIVTTNDEKLADTIRALGNYGSHKKYENLYKGVNSRLDEIQAAMLGVKLKYLDDEINNRRKIAKYYLENIKNSSIFLPTVRKEDNHVWHVFVIRSGDRERLQEYLSKNNIQTLIHYPIPPHKQEAYSEWTTEKYSISEQIHNEVLSLPISGVQSLEDTKKIVDIVNGYE; encoded by the coding sequence ATGATACATTTTTTAGACCTCAAGAAAATAAATAGCCAATATAGAGATGAACTAATTGAAGCGTGTACAAAAGTTATTGATAGTGGGTGGTACATCCAGGGAAATGAATGTAAAAAATTTGAGTTAAATTTTGCACAGTATTGCGGTAGTAAGTATGCAATTGGAGTAGCAAATGGTTTAGATGCACTGATCTTAATTCTTAGAGCCTATAAAGAGATGGGTTTAATGAGTGACGGTGATGAGGTAATAGTGCCTTCAAACACTTACATAGCTTCTATATTAGCCATAACACAAAACAATCTGAAACCTGTTTTGGTTGAGCCTGATATTGACACATATTTAATAGATGTAGATAAAATAGAAGAAAAAATTACTTCTAAAACAAAAGCTATTATGCCTGTACATCTTTATGGTCAAACATGTGAGATGGATAAAATCAACAATATTGCAAAGAAGTATGACATTAAAGTTATAGAAGATTCGGCTCAAGCTCATGGTTCTTATTTTATTGATAAAAGAGCTGGTAATCTTGGTGATGCAAGTGGATTTAGCTTTTATCCTGGAAAAAATCTTGGAGCTTTGGGAGATGGCGGGATTGTTACAACTAATGATGAAAAATTAGCTGATACAATAAGAGCACTAGGAAACTATGGAAGCCATAAAAAATATGAAAACTTGTACAAAGGTGTAAACAGCAGGCTTGATGAGATTCAAGCAGCGATGCTTGGCGTAAAATTAAAATACTTGGATGATGAAATAAATAATAGAAGAAAAATAGCAAAATACTATTTGGAAAACATCAAAAATAGTAGCATCTTCTTACCTACTGTTAGAAAAGAAGACAATCATGTTTGGCATGTATTTGTTATACGATCAGGTGATAGAGAAAGATTACAAGAATATTTATCAAAAAATAATATTCAAACTTTGATACATTATCCTATTCCCCCTCATAAACAAGAAGCATACTCTGAATGGACTACTGAAAAGTATAGTATTAGTGAACAAATTCACAATGAGGTATTAAGTCTACCTATCAGCGGTGTACAGAGTTTAGAAGATACCAAAAAGATTGTTGACATAGTGAATGGTTATGAATAG